A window from Akkermansia muciniphila encodes these proteins:
- a CDS encoding AI-2E family transporter — translation MNNAQQQNTNDGTDACGIPSSFQKKTCWCALTGVAILAMLCIAAFVIFEVVEVLGFLEPVLLPILIAAVISYLLEPIVSWLVHLKFSRPWAVVTVMFAALAVMVGFGATILPPLIRQTDELIDNRMELWDKTSELIDSTIEIPFISRTIDSVYSTSLRELNAGHYSVAELHDLRNAKTAREKLGAYMTINSSFYQDKLMSWLTSGGRALYSTIGIMVSILITPIFAFYFLLEADKIREKWPSILPLKASKFRKDVVDTMEEINGYLISFFRGQMLVSIIEGILIAICLKLLGLPYAVTIGAAVCVLGIVPYLGIITAFIPAVLLAWFTWGDFQHVLIVSGIFLAVNQFDGWVIQPKIVGDSVELHPLTVMFSVLIWTLILGGLIGALLAVPLTAAIKVLYKRYIWQNASMRPMTEPLPPPDEPHEQPPPGSDEPAAV, via the coding sequence ATGAACAACGCACAGCAGCAGAATACCAATGACGGCACTGACGCCTGCGGCATTCCTTCATCCTTCCAGAAAAAAACCTGCTGGTGCGCCCTGACGGGCGTCGCCATCCTGGCGATGCTGTGCATTGCGGCCTTCGTCATTTTTGAAGTGGTGGAGGTCCTGGGATTTCTGGAACCGGTGCTCCTGCCCATCCTGATTGCCGCCGTCATCTCCTATCTGCTGGAACCGATTGTCTCCTGGCTGGTTCACCTTAAATTTTCCCGTCCGTGGGCCGTGGTCACGGTCATGTTCGCGGCGCTGGCCGTCATGGTGGGCTTCGGCGCCACCATCCTGCCCCCCCTGATCCGGCAGACGGACGAATTGATCGACAACCGGATGGAGCTCTGGGACAAAACCTCCGAGCTGATTGACTCAACCATTGAAATCCCCTTCATCTCCCGCACCATCGACAGCGTTTACAGCACCAGCCTGCGGGAGCTGAACGCAGGCCATTATTCCGTGGCGGAACTCCATGACCTGAGAAACGCCAAGACGGCCCGGGAAAAGCTGGGGGCGTACATGACCATCAATTCCTCTTTTTACCAGGACAAGCTGATGAGCTGGCTCACGTCCGGCGGGAGGGCCCTGTACAGCACCATAGGCATCATGGTGAGCATCCTGATCACCCCCATCTTTGCCTTCTACTTCCTGCTGGAGGCAGACAAGATCAGGGAAAAGTGGCCCAGCATCCTGCCCCTGAAGGCCTCCAAATTCAGAAAGGACGTGGTGGACACCATGGAGGAAATCAACGGATACCTGATTTCCTTCTTCCGCGGCCAGATGCTGGTGAGCATCATTGAAGGCATCCTGATCGCCATCTGCCTGAAGCTGCTCGGGCTGCCGTACGCCGTCACCATCGGCGCGGCGGTCTGCGTGCTGGGCATCGTGCCGTACCTGGGCATCATCACCGCCTTCATCCCCGCGGTGCTGCTGGCCTGGTTTACGTGGGGGGATTTCCAGCACGTGCTGATCGTCTCCGGCATTTTCCTGGCCGTCAACCAGTTTGACGGATGGGTCATCCAGCCGAAAATCGTGGGGGATTCCGTGGAGCTGCACCCGCTTACGGTCATGTTTTCCGTGCTGATCTGGACGCTCATTCTGGGCGGCCTGATCGGCGCCCTGCTGGCCGTCCCCCTCACGGCCGCCATCAAGGTGCTCTACAAGCGGTACATCTGGCAGAACGCCAGCATGCGCCCCATGACGGAGCCGCTACCTCCCCCGGACGAACCTCATGAACAGCCCCCGCCAGGTTCGGACGAACCGGCCGCCGTCTAA
- a CDS encoding NAD(P)/FAD-dependent oxidoreductase yields the protein MSEGEGVTVDVILPMEKAGDERARRAAVAEKLGISPSRIRELRLLKESIDSRQRKILFQLRFLAGVDEPLPPERLPSRDYPPVKPGAPVALIVGFGPAGMFAALRCLELGMKPVVLERGKDVSSRRFDLAPILRQGTVIEDSNYCFGEGGAGTFSDGKLYTRATKRGPVREVYEIFVAHGAPREILTDAHPHIGSNLLPNVVKAIRESILRAGGEIHFNARVDHLLRSADGRRVRGAACADGREFAADAVLLATGHSARDVYRMMLAEGLALEQKPFAVGVRIEHPQAFVDARQYHLRPDGKRPEQLPAARYSVTTTIQDRGVHSFCMCPGGFIVPAATENDEVVVNGMSLARRDSPFANAGFVVSVHPEDTEAFRREHGVLAGVAYQKALETASSRAGGGMQKAPAQKVEDFFKGGVSSSLLPTSYHPGIASHPLHELLPPEIVWRMREGLRQFDHKWRGFAGPSAQLIGCETRTSSPVRIPRDSATLEHPGLEGLYPCGEGAGYAGGIVSAALDGRRCAEAMAQQARG from the coding sequence ATGAGCGAGGGGGAAGGCGTAACGGTGGATGTGATTCTGCCGATGGAGAAGGCCGGGGACGAGCGGGCGCGCCGCGCCGCCGTGGCGGAAAAACTGGGCATTTCCCCCTCCCGGATCAGGGAACTGCGCCTGCTGAAGGAATCCATTGATTCCCGGCAGAGGAAAATTTTATTTCAGCTCCGGTTTCTGGCGGGGGTGGATGAGCCGCTGCCTCCGGAGCGTCTCCCCTCCCGGGATTATCCGCCCGTGAAGCCCGGCGCCCCGGTGGCGCTGATTGTGGGATTCGGTCCGGCGGGGATGTTCGCCGCCCTGCGCTGTCTGGAGCTGGGGATGAAGCCCGTGGTGCTGGAACGGGGGAAGGACGTCTCCTCCCGCCGCTTTGACCTGGCTCCCATCCTGCGGCAGGGCACGGTGATTGAGGATTCCAACTACTGCTTCGGAGAGGGCGGGGCCGGCACGTTCTCGGACGGCAAGCTGTATACGCGCGCCACCAAGCGCGGCCCGGTGAGGGAGGTTTATGAGATATTCGTAGCCCACGGCGCGCCGCGGGAAATTCTGACGGACGCCCATCCGCACATCGGCTCCAACCTGCTGCCGAACGTGGTGAAGGCCATCCGGGAATCCATCCTGCGCGCAGGCGGGGAAATTCATTTCAACGCCCGGGTGGATCATCTGCTCCGTTCCGCGGACGGGCGGCGCGTACGCGGCGCGGCCTGTGCGGATGGCCGGGAGTTTGCGGCGGACGCCGTCCTGCTGGCTACCGGGCACAGCGCGCGGGACGTGTACCGCATGATGCTGGCGGAGGGGCTGGCGCTGGAACAGAAGCCCTTTGCCGTGGGGGTGCGCATTGAACATCCCCAGGCATTCGTGGATGCGCGGCAGTACCATCTGCGCCCGGACGGGAAACGCCCGGAACAGCTTCCGGCGGCGCGCTACTCCGTGACCACGACCATTCAGGACCGCGGCGTCCACTCCTTCTGCATGTGCCCCGGCGGCTTTATCGTACCCGCCGCCACGGAAAATGACGAGGTGGTGGTCAACGGCATGTCCCTGGCCCGGCGTGACTCCCCCTTTGCCAACGCGGGCTTTGTGGTCAGCGTGCATCCGGAGGACACGGAAGCCTTCCGCAGGGAGCACGGCGTTCTGGCGGGAGTGGCCTACCAGAAGGCGCTGGAAACCGCCTCCAGCCGCGCCGGAGGAGGCATGCAGAAAGCCCCCGCCCAGAAAGTGGAGGATTTTTTCAAGGGGGGCGTTTCCTCCTCCCTTCTTCCCACCAGCTACCACCCCGGCATTGCATCCCATCCCCTGCATGAACTGCTTCCGCCGGAAATCGTGTGGCGCATGCGGGAGGGACTGCGGCAATTTGACCATAAATGGCGCGGATTTGCCGGGCCGTCCGCCCAGCTCATCGGCTGTGAGACGCGCACCAGCTCCCCCGTGCGCATTCCGCGGGACTCCGCCACGCTGGAGCATCCGGGACTGGAAGGCCTGTACCCTTGCGGGGAAGGTGCCGGTTATGCAGGGGGCATTGTTTCCGCCGCCCTGGACGGCCGCCGCTGTGCGGAAGCCATGGCGCAGCAGGCGCGGGGCTGA
- a CDS encoding sulfatase family protein translates to MNKTALHLMLALAAAAACPAATTPKVKPPKAIVMIYADDLGYGDVGCYGAKGIPTPSIDKLAKQGVRFTDAYSTTSVCTPSRYALFTGEYPWRKEGTGILPGDAALIIDTKKPTLPKMLQSHGYKTYMVGKWHLGLGEKGKKIDWNKHIAPSPNEIGFDESFIFAATGDRVPCVILENGNVRNLDPNDPIEVSYQHNFPGLPNGKDNKDLLKLMWSHGHNQAVINGIGRIGFMKGGKSALWKDEENADVITEKAIEYIQKSAKAKEPFFLMFATHDIHVPRCPEKRFVGKSQHGVRGDVTVELDECVRRITEALQKAGLEKDTLVIFSSDNGPVLDDGYKDFAVRDNATHSPAGPFRAGKYSILEGGSRIPFIVKWPGVVKPGATSKALFNQMDLGASLEQLLEPGKANSFRDSENVMAALLGKSAKGRDYHVINSTGKALAIRHGKWKFIPAGVAIRDGINGASAKMSKSPEGGSLFDLEKDPKELNNVAAQHPDVCEQMKAKLQEIRQRPETKADLVDLLPLDD, encoded by the coding sequence ATGAATAAAACCGCATTACACCTGATGCTGGCCCTGGCGGCGGCAGCGGCCTGCCCGGCCGCCACTACGCCCAAGGTCAAGCCGCCCAAAGCCATCGTCATGATTTACGCTGACGACCTCGGCTACGGGGACGTAGGCTGTTATGGAGCCAAGGGGATTCCCACCCCTTCCATTGACAAGCTCGCCAAGCAGGGCGTCCGCTTTACGGACGCGTATTCCACCACCTCCGTCTGCACCCCCTCCCGCTATGCCCTGTTCACCGGGGAATATCCGTGGCGCAAGGAAGGCACAGGCATTTTGCCGGGGGACGCCGCCCTGATTATCGACACCAAGAAGCCCACCCTGCCCAAGATGCTCCAATCCCACGGCTACAAGACCTACATGGTGGGCAAGTGGCACCTGGGCCTGGGGGAAAAGGGAAAGAAGATTGACTGGAACAAGCACATCGCGCCCAGCCCGAACGAAATCGGCTTTGATGAAAGCTTCATCTTTGCCGCTACGGGAGACCGCGTTCCCTGCGTGATTCTGGAAAACGGCAATGTCCGCAATCTGGACCCGAACGACCCCATTGAAGTGTCCTACCAGCACAACTTCCCCGGACTGCCCAACGGCAAGGACAACAAGGACCTGCTCAAGCTCATGTGGAGCCACGGCCACAACCAGGCCGTCATCAACGGCATCGGTCGCATCGGCTTCATGAAGGGCGGCAAGAGCGCCCTGTGGAAGGATGAGGAAAACGCGGATGTCATCACGGAAAAGGCCATTGAATACATCCAGAAGAGCGCCAAGGCCAAGGAACCGTTCTTCCTGATGTTCGCCACGCATGACATCCATGTGCCGCGCTGCCCGGAAAAACGCTTTGTGGGCAAGAGCCAGCACGGCGTGCGCGGCGACGTGACCGTGGAGCTGGACGAATGCGTGCGCCGCATCACGGAAGCCCTGCAAAAAGCCGGCCTGGAAAAAGACACCCTGGTGATCTTCTCCAGCGACAACGGCCCCGTGCTTGACGACGGCTACAAGGATTTTGCCGTCCGGGACAACGCCACCCACTCCCCGGCAGGCCCCTTCCGAGCCGGCAAGTACAGCATTCTGGAAGGCGGCTCCCGCATTCCGTTCATCGTCAAATGGCCCGGAGTGGTCAAACCCGGAGCCACCAGCAAGGCCCTGTTCAACCAGATGGACCTGGGAGCCTCCCTGGAACAGCTGCTGGAACCCGGCAAGGCCAACTCCTTCCGCGACTCTGAAAACGTGATGGCCGCCCTCCTGGGCAAATCCGCCAAGGGACGTGACTACCACGTCATCAACAGCACCGGCAAGGCTCTGGCCATCCGCCACGGCAAGTGGAAGTTCATTCCCGCCGGCGTAGCTATCCGCGACGGGATCAACGGCGCCTCCGCCAAGATGAGCAAGTCACCGGAAGGCGGCAGCCTGTTTGATCTGGAAAAGGACCCCAAGGAACTCAACAACGTGGCCGCCCAGCATCCGGACGTCTGCGAACAAATGAAGGCCAAGCTCCAGGAAATCCGCCAAAGGCCGGAAACCAAGGCGGACCTGGTGGACCTGCTTCCCCTGGACGACTAA
- a CDS encoding PDZ domain-containing protein gives MFRFSILLLATVLCASCVSHRPIQDSSSPPIDAANPLDGTPVALAWSSGTQLMMGVDTGAVQTSLLFSPAVESIGARLRGRGVMRTANVPISLKEDGEPISRKQDVVMVDQAPYDGLLGWECIRKYVWNINYPKRSHRFFNKLPAKIKSWHKLALIPGSDYPQIADKHGRRIILDTGAPHAVYISKKRWSAIKQAYPDAFVSVYSGYSPAAGGFYAHECMHVSSFQLGPLELKNILLCESFANPDVMGIPNDIDIILGYGALSARQFWLDGPGNALYFSSTTHRMPAPASFNLMGGTFIQDRNGNGPMKAYVAEWSPAWDAGLRTGDVLVSINGRKNPYPDLVEYVTTQRGAQASVVVQRRNKLVRIQWEVPAAPPAGDYYPTPQAITEKEFENHVKQQEEKDQGREGAGEPQPAGSAEESAPAPEDQPEKGPAA, from the coding sequence ATGTTCCGTTTCTCCATTTTGCTTCTGGCAACCGTGCTGTGCGCCTCCTGCGTATCGCACCGGCCCATCCAGGACAGCAGTTCGCCGCCCATTGACGCGGCCAACCCGCTGGACGGCACCCCCGTGGCCCTGGCCTGGAGCTCCGGAACGCAGCTGATGATGGGGGTGGACACGGGCGCCGTGCAGACCTCCCTGCTTTTCTCCCCGGCGGTGGAATCCATAGGCGCACGCCTGCGCGGGAGGGGCGTCATGCGCACGGCCAATGTTCCCATTTCCCTGAAGGAAGACGGGGAGCCCATCTCCCGGAAACAGGATGTGGTGATGGTGGACCAGGCCCCCTATGACGGCCTGCTGGGCTGGGAGTGCATCCGCAAGTACGTATGGAACATTAACTATCCCAAACGCTCCCACCGTTTTTTCAACAAGCTTCCCGCCAAAATCAAGAGCTGGCACAAGCTGGCCCTGATCCCCGGTTCCGACTACCCGCAGATTGCGGACAAGCACGGGCGCCGCATCATTCTGGATACGGGAGCGCCCCATGCCGTCTATATTTCCAAGAAACGCTGGAGCGCCATCAAGCAGGCCTATCCGGACGCGTTTGTCAGCGTCTATTCCGGCTACAGCCCCGCCGCGGGAGGATTTTACGCTCATGAATGCATGCATGTAAGCTCCTTCCAGCTGGGCCCCCTGGAATTGAAAAACATCCTGCTTTGTGAAAGCTTCGCCAATCCGGACGTGATGGGCATTCCCAATGATATTGACATCATCCTGGGATACGGCGCGCTGTCCGCACGCCAGTTCTGGCTGGACGGGCCGGGGAACGCCCTCTATTTCAGCTCCACCACCCACCGCATGCCTGCCCCCGCCTCCTTCAACCTGATGGGCGGAACCTTCATCCAGGACCGCAACGGAAACGGTCCCATGAAGGCCTATGTGGCCGAATGGTCGCCCGCCTGGGATGCCGGACTCCGGACGGGGGATGTGCTCGTTTCCATCAACGGGAGAAAGAATCCCTACCCGGATCTCGTAGAATATGTAACCACCCAGCGGGGGGCGCAGGCCAGCGTTGTGGTCCAGCGCAGAAACAAACTGGTGCGTATTCAGTGGGAAGTTCCGGCCGCGCCCCCTGCCGGGGATTATTACCCCACGCCCCAGGCTATTACGGAGAAGGAGTTTGAAAACCACGTCAAGCAGCAGGAGGAAAAGGACCAGGGACGGGAAGGCGCCGGGGAACCGCAGCCTGCGGGTTCCGCGGAAGAATCCGCCCCGGCACCTGAAGACCAACCGGAAAAAGGCCCAGCCGCCTGA
- the pyrR gene encoding bifunctional pyr operon transcriptional regulator/uracil phosphoribosyltransferase PyrR: MIPPPSQEIVLDGPGISRALERMAHGIVARFPGEPLAIVGLLSQGDIIARRLVDKVKELGVEAQCGAIDISLYRDDIFKLEARPSLRSSNLSFSTDDMRVVLVDDVLYTGRTIRAALNALFDYGRPARIELACLIDRGGREVPIQPDYTGHVLDHAGAKVIVSMKEADGEDRVVIAAN; encoded by the coding sequence ATGATTCCTCCTCCGTCACAGGAAATCGTGTTGGACGGCCCGGGGATTTCCCGTGCGCTGGAGCGCATGGCCCACGGCATCGTGGCCCGCTTCCCCGGGGAGCCGCTCGCCATCGTGGGCCTGCTCAGCCAGGGGGACATTATCGCCCGGAGGCTGGTGGACAAGGTGAAGGAACTGGGTGTGGAAGCCCAGTGCGGAGCCATTGACATTTCCCTGTACCGGGATGACATTTTCAAGCTGGAGGCTCGTCCCTCCCTCCGCTCCTCCAACCTCTCCTTTTCCACGGATGACATGAGGGTGGTGCTGGTGGACGACGTCCTTTACACGGGGCGCACCATCCGCGCGGCCCTGAACGCCCTCTTTGACTACGGGCGTCCGGCCCGCATAGAGCTGGCCTGCCTGATTGACCGCGGGGGGCGGGAGGTGCCCATCCAGCCGGATTACACGGGCCACGTGCTGGACCACGCCGGGGCCAAGGTCATCGTAAGCATGAAGGAGGCCGACGGCGAAGACCGTGTGGTCATTGCCGCCAATTAA
- a CDS encoding agmatine deiminase family protein gives MSKEPDVRWPAEWEPQDAVWISWPHRRDLWQGGLDELRQTYGRVAAAIAPHARVCVNAAEALHPGIRQTMRDAGVREEQYSLFNHPTNDVWCRDHGPVFVQDVKDGSLMLADWQFNAWGGKFAPWDLDNGIPALMGAALGLPVRGSSMILEGGAIEGNGDGLLVTTESVLLNPNRNPEWSRAAMEEELRRMLGVKTVFWLGSGIEGDDTDGHIDDMVRFVRRDAVVSIVEPDSSSPHYRALAENNERLQDLKCVDGSGVEVVPLPMPDPLRAEDWRLDQLPASYANFLIVNDAVIVPVFNQPRNDDRALGILRECFSGKQVVGVDARKLVLEGGAIHCITQQQPRPRKEEP, from the coding sequence ATGAGCAAGGAACCTGATGTACGCTGGCCCGCTGAATGGGAACCGCAGGACGCCGTGTGGATTTCCTGGCCCCACCGCAGGGATCTGTGGCAGGGCGGCCTGGATGAACTCCGGCAGACTTACGGGCGCGTGGCTGCGGCCATCGCCCCGCATGCCCGCGTGTGCGTGAATGCCGCGGAAGCCCTTCATCCGGGCATCCGGCAGACCATGCGGGATGCGGGGGTGCGGGAGGAACAGTACAGCCTGTTCAATCATCCCACCAATGACGTCTGGTGCCGGGACCACGGCCCCGTCTTTGTGCAGGACGTGAAGGACGGCTCCCTGATGCTGGCGGACTGGCAGTTTAACGCGTGGGGCGGCAAATTCGCTCCCTGGGACCTGGACAACGGCATTCCCGCCCTGATGGGAGCTGCGCTGGGGCTGCCCGTGCGCGGCTCCTCCATGATTCTGGAGGGGGGCGCCATTGAGGGGAATGGAGACGGCCTGCTGGTGACGACGGAATCCGTGCTGCTGAATCCCAACCGCAACCCGGAATGGAGCCGCGCCGCGATGGAGGAGGAGCTGCGGCGCATGCTGGGCGTGAAGACCGTTTTCTGGCTGGGTTCCGGCATTGAGGGGGATGATACGGACGGCCACATTGACGACATGGTGCGCTTTGTGCGCCGGGATGCCGTAGTCTCCATCGTGGAGCCGGATTCCTCCTCCCCCCATTACCGCGCCCTGGCGGAGAACAATGAACGGCTGCAGGATTTGAAGTGCGTGGACGGCTCCGGCGTGGAGGTTGTTCCGCTGCCCATGCCGGACCCGCTCCGGGCGGAGGACTGGCGGCTGGACCAGCTTCCGGCCAGTTACGCCAATTTCCTGATCGTAAATGACGCCGTCATTGTTCCCGTGTTCAACCAGCCCCGGAATGACGACCGCGCCCTGGGCATTCTGCGGGAATGCTTCAGCGGAAAACAGGTGGTGGGCGTGGATGCCCGCAAGCTGGTGCTGGAGGGCGGGGCCATCCACTGCATCACCCAGCAGCAGCCCCGGCCGCGGAAGGAGGAGCCATGA
- a CDS encoding Minf_1886 family protein, with protein MTTPTFEDAVSRIVRKDSRFSERAYAFLKDALDFTMQRIEEQEDGSQRHVSGQELLEGFRDYALSQFGPMASTVLKDWGLRNGKNVGEMVFLLIEEDVFSKQPEDSLDDFKGFMSFRKAFEEPYEFQDQPS; from the coding sequence ATGACCACCCCTACGTTTGAAGATGCCGTGAGCCGCATTGTGCGGAAGGACTCCCGTTTCTCGGAACGGGCGTATGCCTTTCTGAAAGATGCGCTGGATTTCACCATGCAGCGCATTGAAGAGCAGGAAGACGGCTCCCAGCGCCATGTCAGCGGGCAGGAGCTGCTGGAAGGCTTCCGTGATTACGCCCTGAGCCAGTTCGGCCCCATGGCCTCCACCGTGTTGAAGGACTGGGGGCTGCGCAACGGGAAAAATGTGGGGGAGATGGTTTTTTTACTGATTGAGGAGGATGTGTTTTCCAAGCAGCCGGAAGATTCCCTGGATGACTTCAAGGGATTCATGAGTTTCCGCAAGGCGTTTGAGGAGCCTTACGAATTCCAGGACCAGCCCAGTTGA
- a CDS encoding aspartate carbamoyltransferase catalytic subunit — MNPRKDLLNISSLTDEEIHTLLDSAGPMKELFTKSVKKVPALKGKSVLTLFYEPSTRTRSSFEVAAERLSADVTNFTVSTSSVVKGESVQDTIATLQAMKVDYVIVRHYNSGLPNVIARHTCASVINAGDGAHAHPSQALLDSFTIREVFPEVRGKRVLIVGDILHSRVARSTSLLMKRLGMEVAYLGPGSLVPRTEHSGIPRFSDFNEAFAWKPDVIYLLRVQKERQDAPFFPSAREYNKIYGVTEERLERISGEGLYIMHPGPVNRGVEICDLAMDYERCLINRQVENGIACRMSILYHLTPQTQH, encoded by the coding sequence ATGAATCCCCGCAAGGATCTTCTCAACATCTCCTCGTTGACCGACGAGGAAATTCATACGCTGCTGGATTCGGCCGGTCCGATGAAGGAGCTCTTCACCAAAAGCGTCAAAAAGGTGCCTGCCCTGAAAGGGAAGTCCGTTTTGACGCTTTTTTATGAGCCCAGCACCCGCACCCGCTCCTCCTTTGAGGTGGCGGCGGAACGCCTGTCCGCGGACGTGACCAACTTCACGGTGTCCACCTCTTCCGTGGTGAAGGGGGAATCCGTGCAGGACACGATCGCCACGCTCCAGGCCATGAAGGTGGATTACGTGATTGTGCGCCATTATAACAGCGGCCTGCCGAACGTGATTGCGCGCCATACCTGCGCCAGCGTCATCAATGCCGGGGACGGGGCGCATGCCCATCCTTCCCAGGCGCTGCTGGATTCCTTCACCATCCGGGAGGTGTTTCCGGAGGTACGGGGAAAGCGCGTGCTGATTGTGGGGGACATCCTGCATTCCCGCGTGGCGCGCTCCACCTCCCTGCTGATGAAGAGGCTGGGGATGGAAGTGGCCTACCTGGGGCCCGGCTCCCTGGTGCCGCGCACGGAGCATTCCGGCATTCCCCGCTTTTCAGATTTCAACGAGGCGTTCGCGTGGAAGCCGGACGTGATTTACCTGCTGCGCGTGCAGAAGGAACGGCAGGACGCTCCCTTCTTCCCCAGCGCCCGGGAGTACAACAAGATTTACGGCGTCACGGAGGAACGGCTGGAGCGCATTTCCGGTGAAGGCCTGTACATCATGCATCCGGGCCCGGTCAACCGCGGCGTGGAAATCTGCGACCTGGCAATGGATTACGAGCGCTGCCTGATCAACCGGCAGGTGGAGAACGGCATCGCGTGCCGCATGTCCATCCTTTACCATCTCACCCCGCAAACCCAGCACTAA
- a CDS encoding serpin family protein has product MVFLGSVSWPGIPAPPVPGVSAPPELRLVQACVEKSRGNVMISPFSLYEVLRYMLPGAAGETGKQMEAVLPGNGATGKEWSFLSEDFSRSWRCYSASRIFADRSVKLKEDYVKAVGADRVVPAPFRENMAEAVRQVNAWAAKNTDNRIRNLMNPQEISGRTVLVPVSAVYMKAFWDSRFEEKTTAGTFFREDGSSCIMPMMKQQVFTEGNSWPRQGGMYDEKEGVRAASLFFAGGKGAPVFMAVLPPKGKKLKQFIAGTPPRGKGPEIEFNRPFLWLIYSPEDRAVVFAGTYSGPECLKKE; this is encoded by the coding sequence ATGGTTTTTCTGGGTTCCGTGTCATGGCCGGGCATCCCTGCGCCGCCGGTTCCGGGCGTTTCCGCTCCTCCGGAACTGCGGCTGGTCCAGGCGTGCGTGGAAAAAAGCCGCGGCAATGTCATGATTTCCCCCTTCTCCCTGTATGAAGTTCTCCGTTATATGTTGCCGGGAGCGGCAGGAGAAACGGGGAAGCAGATGGAAGCCGTTTTGCCGGGTAACGGCGCCACCGGAAAAGAGTGGTCTTTTTTATCAGAAGATTTTTCCCGGTCATGGCGCTGTTATTCCGCCAGCCGTATTTTTGCGGACCGGTCCGTGAAATTGAAGGAAGACTATGTAAAGGCCGTGGGGGCGGACCGCGTGGTTCCGGCTCCGTTCCGGGAAAACATGGCGGAAGCCGTCCGGCAGGTCAACGCCTGGGCGGCGAAAAACACGGACAACCGGATCAGGAACCTTATGAACCCGCAGGAAATCAGTGGCCGGACAGTGCTTGTCCCGGTCAGCGCCGTGTATATGAAGGCGTTCTGGGACAGCAGGTTTGAAGAGAAGACCACGGCGGGAACGTTCTTCCGGGAGGACGGCTCTTCCTGCATCATGCCCATGATGAAGCAGCAGGTCTTTACGGAAGGAAATTCATGGCCCAGGCAGGGCGGAATGTATGATGAGAAGGAGGGCGTGCGCGCAGCCAGCCTGTTCTTTGCCGGGGGGAAGGGGGCTCCGGTGTTTATGGCCGTTCTGCCTCCGAAGGGGAAAAAGCTGAAACAATTCATTGCCGGAACTCCCCCTCGCGGGAAAGGACCGGAAATAGAATTCAACCGCCCTTTCCTGTGGCTCATTTACAGCCCGGAGGACAGGGCGGTGGTCTTTGCCGGAACCTATTCCGGTCCGGAATGCCTGAAAAAGGAATAG
- a CDS encoding AIR carboxylase family protein, with the protein MKVIVIYGSPNDKPFMEPAREYFTQENVPYEETVLSAHRDLPELVKFLGELEASGEKAVILAVAGLSAALPGVVVMSCSLPVIGVPVPGGPLNGIDALLAIAQCPGGVPCTTVGLHKKTPVNAAMAAHRILKLAGL; encoded by the coding sequence ATGAAAGTCATCGTCATCTACGGCAGCCCGAATGATAAACCCTTTATGGAACCCGCCCGCGAGTATTTTACGCAGGAGAACGTTCCGTATGAAGAAACCGTCCTGTCCGCCCACCGCGACCTTCCGGAACTGGTCAAGTTCCTGGGTGAGCTGGAAGCCAGCGGAGAAAAGGCCGTGATTCTGGCCGTGGCCGGCCTGTCCGCGGCCCTTCCCGGCGTGGTGGTGATGAGCTGCTCCCTTCCGGTCATCGGCGTGCCCGTTCCCGGCGGCCCCCTGAACGGCATTGACGCCCTGCTGGCCATCGCCCAGTGCCCGGGCGGCGTGCCCTGCACCACGGTGGGCCTGCATAAGAAGACCCCTGTTAACGCCGCCATGGCCGCCCACCGCATTCTGAAGCTGGCCGGCCTGTAA